GGCAAGCGCCCTATAGTAATCCGCTCGGATCGGTCGTGCATTGGTCACCACTGGATATCCTCCCGACCCATGAGCAGGGCAAACGGACACGAAGCTTCTTCCGCGTAGGTTGCGGCATGTTCGATCTGCGGACCGATCGGGCGGTATCGATCGGTGCAAGCATGGGCGAGGCCGATGCCGCGGAAGACCGGCTCCGTCGCCCGGCCCTTCGGCACATGATAGAAGACCGGATCCTCGGGCGTGCCGCGGTAGGACACCAGCATCAGAAGCGGAAATTGATAGCGCTGCGCGAGCGACACCATGCCCGCGCCCATGCTGAGTACGCCGGCATTTTGCACAAGCAGGGCGGTGCGAACGCCACCGAGCCGGCTTCCACAAGCGATCGCAAGCGCCTCCTCCTCATGAGTTGCGCGCACCAGCGTCATGCCCGGCTCCTGGTCGATGCGAATGAGGATTTCGCCCAGCCAGCTGTCGGGGACGGAGACGACGGTGCCGAAACCAAGACGCTTGAGCGTATCCAGAACGGCAGACGGCCGATGGGCCTCTAGTGCTTCCGTCGATGTCGTCATCGACTGCCTCCGTGATGTCAACCAACGTGGCGCGCAGGCTAAGCGCAAATGGTACTATTGTCGATATGATAAACCTATTGCAGGTCGATGGAGTGCCTGATAAAAGGTACTATAAAGCAGATGATAAGTTTAATTTCACGATTGCGGATTGCAGCTGGAGCCGGGCGCTGCATTCCGTCGCTGGAGGGAGACTGCACCTATGCTTCGCCTTTGGTCTGTATTGATCGCTCTTCTGATTGCGTTGCCCGCTCATGCACAAGACAAACTCGTTGTCAGTATCTGGGGCGGCAGCTGGCGTGATCTGGTGGCCGAGACGGTTGCCAGGAAATTCACCGCCGAAACGGGCGTTCCCGTCGAATTCATCACCGGCGGCACCATCGATCGACTCAACAAGGAAAAGCTCGCCAAGGGAAATCCCGTGAGTGATGTGACATTCACGACGTCGCATGTCGGGTGGCTCTATGCCAATGACGGACTGTTCGAGACGATCGATACCTCGAAGATCCCCAATGCGAAGAACCTCGCGGACGAGGCGCGTATAAGTCCTTATCACCTCGGCGCCTGGGCCTACGTTTACACGATCGGCTACCGCCCCGATCTGATCAAGGACACCAAGTTCGAGAGCTGGAGCGATCTCTGGAAGCCGGAGCTGAAGGACAAGCTCGCCGCTCCGGATTTCGATCCCGGCCACATCATTGCGGTCTCCGCCATTCTTGCCGGCGCCGACCCGGCCCATTGGGAGAAAGGCGAGGAGAAGCTCAAGGCGCTGAAGCCAAACTTCAAGGCGTTCTACACCAACGACGCCAACAGCCAGCAATTGCTCGCGAGCGGCGAGACGCCGGTGCAGATCGTACTTTCGATGAACGCCTATTACATGATAGGGCAGGGTATTCCGATCGCGCTTGCGATGCCGAAAGAGGGGGCGGTGCTGGGAATCGACACCGTCGCGATCATGAAGGGGTCGAAGAAGGTCGATCTCGCATACAAGTTCATCAACACGCTCTACGACCCGGATATCCAGGCCGAGATCTCGAAGCAGAAAAAGGGCAGCCCGGCCGTCCTCAACGCGAAGATCGATCCTGAGATCGCCAAGCTGCCGGGCGTCTTCACATCGGCGGAGCAGTGGAAGCAGCAGATCAACATCGACGCCAAGCTGCGCGCCGGCAAGACGGCGGAATGGCGCAAATGGTTCGCCGAAAACATCATGAACTGATCCGTTGCCAGATCGGTCCGCATCATGAACCAGCAGCCATTTCTGCGCATCTTCACGGCGCCGGCAACGCTCTGCGCCATCGGATTCCTCGCGGCAATGGCTGCGGTCCTGCAATACAGCCTCCGGGCCTACGTGCCGGGATCGCTCGACCCCGGCGGATTCACGCTGGCGAATTTCGCCGATCTCCTGAAACCGCTCTATGCGCGTGTGTTTCTCGATACCGTCATCGTGTGCGCGATGACCGCGGTCGTGACGTTGATCGTCGGATATCCGCTGGCCTATGCGCTTGTGCGTGTCGAACAGCCGATGCTGCGCTCCATTCTCCTCGTGATTGTCGTGACGCCGCTGTTTCTGGGCGAGGTCGTTCGTACCTATGCGTGGATCATCGTTCTGGGCAACAACGGCTTCATCAATTCCTTGCTGATGTCGCTCGGCCTCATCGGCAAGCCGCTGCAGTTGATGTTCACGCCCTTCGGCGTTGTGGTTGCTCTCGTGCACGTCACGCTGCCGGTCATGGTGATCATGCTGGCCGCCGGACTATCCCATATCGATCGCGACTATTCCCGGGCGGCTGAAAGCCTGGGAGCCGGTCCCGTTCGCGTGTTCCTGACCGTGACATTGCCGCTGTCCTTGCCAGGCGTGGTCGCCGGCACCACGACGGCATTCGCCTGGACGTTCTCGGCATTCGCCACGCCGCAACTCATCGGCGGCGGCCGCGTCAACATGATCTCCAATCTGGTCTACCAGCTTGGATTTTCGAGCTTCAACTTTCCCTTCGCCGCGACATTGTGCGTGGCCGGGCTGGCCTTGACGGCCCTGGTGCTCGGACTGCTTCAGCTTGCCTCCCGCCCGCTCCAGAAGATCGAGGTGCACTGATGACCCCGCGCTCGACCTATCAGAGGGTACTCGGCTGGATCGGGCTGCTGACGGTGCTCGTCATCGTCGCCTTTCTCGTATTGCCGGCGGCGGTCGTGACCATCGCGGCATTCAACGACAAGCCTATCCTGTCGTTTCCGCCGCAAAGCTGGTCGTGGCGATGGTTTGGTCGGGCCATCGCCTATGAAGATTTCAGGCAAGGGTTCTTCAACGGCTTGATCGTGACGGCCTGGAGTTCGACGATCGCGCTGTGCATTGGCGGCATGTTCGCTTTTGTCATCGACCGCTACAAGTTCCCGCTCAAGTCTGCCATCGAGGGAATCCTCATCTCGCCGTTGGTGATTCCGCACTTCACGGTAGGGCTCGGCTTTCTCATGCTGGCGGCGCAAGTGGGCCTGAGCCGCGGTTTCACGGTCGTGGTGATCTGCCACGTCATCCTGGTGCTGCCGTTCGTATTGCGCAGCGTGTACGTGTCGCTGAGGAATCTCGACCAGAGCTACGAACACGCCGCATCGAGCCTTGGCGCCGGACCGCTTCGCGTCCTGACTACCGTCACCTTGCCGCTGCTGCTGCCCGGGCTCGTCAGCGGCTGGCTGTTCGCGGCGATCCTCTCGTTCAACGAGTTCACGGCTTCGTTGTTCGTGACCTCGCAGCGTACCCAAACGCTTCCTGTCGCGATGTACAATTACGTGCGCGAGTTCGCTGATCCGTCGATGGCGGCTCTGTCGGTCATGTACATCGTCGGCACCGCCGCCTTGATCGCCTTTGCCAATGCGTTCCTGGGTCTCGGCAAGGTCCTCAACATCGAGCAGTCTCACTAGGGAGCACGGATTTTGAAGCCGTCTGCGAATGCCGGAGGAGGACAAACGGCGGTCCATTTCGACGCCGTGACCAAGCGATTTGACGATGTCATGGCCCTGAACGACGTTACGCTCGGCGTTGGCCGCAGCGAGTTCGTGACGCTGCTCGGTCCATCAGGATGCGGCAAGACCACGCTGCTCAAGCTGGCTGCGGGCTTCCTGGGGGCGGACGGCGGTTCGATTTCGATCGAAGGCAAGCGCGTGAATGACATTCCGACCTATCAGCGCGGCATCGGCATGATGTTTCAGAACTACGCGCTGTTTCCGCACATGAGCGTGGCGGATAATGTTGCCTACGGCCTGAAGACGCGGCGTGTTCCCAGGGCAGAGCGGGACAAGCGCGTCGCCGAAGCGCTGGCGCTGGTCAAGCTGACGGGCATGGAGAACCGCAAGCCTCGGCAATTGTCCGGTGGCCAGCAGCAGCGCGTTGCGCTCGCGCGGGCCCTCGTCATCAATCCGACCGTCCTGCTGCTCGATGAGCCGTTCTCGGCGCTGGATAAGAGCCTGCGAACTTCGATGCAGGTGGAGCTGCGGGAGATCCAGCGCAAGCTGGGCCTGACCACGATTTTCGTGACGCATGACCAAGGCGAGGCCTTGAGCATGTCCGATCGTGTGGCTGTCATGTCCGAGGGCCGTATCAGGCAACTCGGAAGCCCTGTCGACGTCTATCGCAGCCCGGCGGACCCGTTTGTGGCCAGCTTTGTCGGCGACAACAACAGGCTGCGCGGCCAGCTTGTGAGCATGCAGGCCAGCCAGGCGATCGTCGCGCTCGGCGATGCGTTGGTGAAGGTGCCGGGCGAAAGCCTTTCCGGGCTGGAGAAATCAGCCGCGGTTGACCTCTTCGTCCGCCCCGAGCAGTTCAGCGTCGTGGCGCCCGAGGAGCCGTGCGCCATCAAGGGCAGCGTTGTGGCCCAGATCTACCAGGGTGGCCACGTCGATCTTCAGATCGAGTGCTCAGGAGGCGCCGGGGACCGGTTGCTGGTGCGATCCCCAGGCGAGCAGGCTGTTCTGCGTTGGCCAATGGGGGCACCCGTCGGCATTGCCGTTCAAGCAGATCGGTGCTCTGCATTTCCCGCAGCCTGATCGCAATCGTCTTTCGCGGCGGCGTGAGGGTGGAGGAATCAGCTTGCGGTATATTGTGAGGCTTGGTCTGGTGGCGCCTGCCTCGCTGCCTCCCGCGGCGTCGTTGGCACCGCTGTCACCTGGTATCTGGTCACGCAACTCCGGAGAGAATGCTTGAGCGAGCCCCAATCGATCACAGCAGCCGAGGCGATCAGCACGTACATCGAGGCGAAGGACCGAAACCGGCCCCAGCTGATGGAGCAGGCATTCGTGCAGGACTGCGAGCTTCAGATGCAGCTCCTGACCGACGCAATCTCTTTTCCAAGCTCCGCTCACGGATTGGAGAGCGTCACCGAGGTTCTCGTACGGAGCTTCGGATTGCAGTATGAGAATGTGCGCACCTTCTGCCTCTCACGCCCTGACGCCGATCGCATTCCGCGGTTTCAATGCGACTGGCTGGTGGGGATGTCGAACAGGTCCGATGGCGACGTGCGCGTCGGTTGCGGTGAATACACCTGGGATTTTGACGCCACCGGAGACGGTCGCGTCAAGCGGTTGCTCATCAAGATCGAATTCATGTGCGTGCTGCCGGCTGTCCATCAGGCGCCTATCCTGCAGCGGCTTTCAGCCATCCCGTATCCCTGGACTTCATACGGTGAGGCGCGCACAGGTTTGCCTTCGATCGATGCCTTGACGCCGATTGCTCAATTCCTCCAGCGGAAGCTGCACAACTGACGGGCCGTTGAACGCTGCAGGGCGGCCTATTGATTTCAGGCTTCGATGGCGAAAGCACGCCCGGTCTCGCGCGAGCTAGGGGCTCCGGTCGATTTGGCCCGACTCGGCTCATGTCAGAGCTGATGCGCCTCGCAGCGGGGCATCATCGCCTCCCGTGAATAGTGTGCTGCGCCTCTACGGCGACGATTTACTGCTGCACGCACCAGGGGGCCGATGCAGCGACGCGACGCCGGAGAGTTCGGCGTCTTCCGGACATGCAGTCCCTTATATAATCAGTATATATCCTTATAAGCCTTCGCTGTTTGCCGGTGACCTACTAAACAGGGCGGTTGAATGATGGAAATATCTCTGGATTCTTCGGGCTTTTTGATTTGCTTCCCCAGAAGGGAGGCTCTGTCTTGCGTTGTCTAAAAAAGGATGTATACTGATGAAAATTCAAGGATGGTTCCGAGGCGCGGGATGGCTTGGCGAAAAGCAATTGCTGTGGACGAGCTGAAGCCGAACGGCGTCAAGCGCGTCGAGATCGACGGCAAGCCTGTCGCGCTTTATCTGCTTGATGGCGAGGTCTTCGCCACGCATGGCATATGCACGCATGCGCTCGCGTTCCTTGCCGATGGATTCGTTGATGGCGGCACGATCGAATGTCCGCTGCACCAGGGCGTCTTCGATATCAGATCGGGAAAGGCGCTCTGCTCGCCGGTCACGCGGGATCTTGAGACCTACACGGTCAAGGTCAGGGATGGCGAGGTATTTGTCGATCTCGATGGAGGTGAGAAGGCCGCGCTCAAGGATCAGGCGGGGGTCTGCACCGAGAAGGGATCGCCATCCCGTGGGGCAGTCGTCGTCGTGGGCGCCGGTCAGGCGGCTGCAGTGGCGATTCGCAGCATGCGGGCCAGTGGCTTCGCCGGCGCGATAGATCTCGTCGGAAGGGAGGGGCACCTGCCGTACGAGCGTCCACCGCTTTCAAAGGATATTCTGCTTGGAAAAGCCTCGATCGAGTCCTGCCGACGGCTGACCGACGGCGATGTGGCTTCCCTCGACGTCAAGACGCATCTCGGGTGCTCCGTTACCCGGATCGATCCAGCAGCAAGGATCGCGTTCCTGAGTAACGAGACTGAGCTTCGATATGATGCGCTTCTGCTGGCGACCGGTGGCGTTCCGCGGCGCCTTTCCATTGCCGGCGCCGATCTGCCGGGTGTGCACTATTTGCGTACGGTCGAGGATGCCAATGCCATCAGGCAATCGCTTGCAACAGCGAAGTGTCTCGTCGTCATCGGCGGCGGATTCATTGGTCTTGAACTTGCGTCGGTCGCGGCGACACTCGGGGTCGTCACCGTTCTCCTCGAGCGCGAGACCGAACTGATGGCCCGCGTGCTGCCGCCATCGCTGGGGCGCAGCTTTCGCGCGCTTGCCGAGCGCCATGGCGTCTCCGTTTCGCGGGGCGTGCAGGTCCGGGATATCCGCCGCGACGGAGAGGGTCTGGTGGTCAATACCTCCGCAGGCGCTTTCGCTGCAGACACCATTTGCGTAGGTGTCGGGTTGGCTCCCGAGACGGAATTGGCGGCCGCGGCCGGCTGCGCGGTGGATGGCGGGATCGTTGTCGACGCAGAGCAAAGGACGAGCATCGCGGGAATCTGGGCGGCGGGCGACTGCGCGCTGCATGGCCGCCCTGTCAGGGGGCGCTCCCGCCGTTTTGAGAGTTGGCACAATGCGGAGCAGCAAGGTGCAGCCGCAGGGCAATCGATTGCAGGGGCGCCGCCGAGCGCGGATGCGCAGGCTCCCTGGTTCTGGACCGACCAGTTTGGTCTGAACATCCAGATACTCGGGGTCTCGTCACCGGGTGACAAGGTCGCGCTCACCGGCCGCGACGGCGAACCTGGCGCCGTCTACCGCACGATTGATCCGAACACCGGACGGCTTACCAGCGTGGTCGCGTTTTCCGATCCTGCCGCCATACGGCAGGCGCGCAAGGACCTCGAAAACCCTGACATGTTCGATATCGCCAAGGCTTCCGCTGTTCTGCTTACCAGTGACGGCAAAGAGGAGAATACCCAGGTGGTGAATGAAAGCTCGGTGACGACGACGTCGAAGCAGTACGTCTGGCCATCCGAGGGGCTCACCAGGGTGCCTGATTGGGTCTACACGGACGACTTCATCTACCGGCGCGAAGTCGAAAAGATATTTCACGGGCGAACCTGGAATTACGTCGCGCTGGAGAGCGAGATTCCCGAAATTGGAGACTTCATCCGTTCCAATGTGGGACCGACGCCCGTGGTGGTATCGCGCGCCGAGGACGGTTCGATCAACGTCTTCGAGAATCGCTGTGCGCATCGCGCGGCCGAGTTCTGTCGCGAACTGAGCGGCAATGCCAAGGAATTCGTCTGTCCCTATCATCAGTGGTCCTATGACCTGAAGGGCAATTTGGCCGGAGTGCCGTTCCGCCGAGGGGTCGACGGCAAGGGCGGAATGCCGCGCGACTTCAAGAATGCCGACCACGGGCTCAGGCAGCTCAAAGTCACGACCCATCGTGGTGTCGTGTTCGCCTCGTACTGCGACGACATGGAGCCGTTGGCCGAATATCTCGGACCGGAAATTCTCCGCGAGTTCGAGGCGACCTTCGACGGGCGCAAACCCAAGGTGCTCGGTCATTATCGCCACAGCCTTCCGGGAAACTGGAAGCTCTATCACGAGAACCTCAAGGACCCGTATCACGCAACGCTGCTGCATACGTTCCTGGTGACGTTCGGCCTGCTGGTGGCCGGCAACAAGTCGTCCATGATCGCCGACCCATCCGGCCGGCATGGTGTGATGGCATCGGCAAAGTCGGACGTCAGCAAGCTCGACAACAACACCAAGAAGGAGATGCGCGCCTACAAGGAGGGCATGCAGCTCGAGGAGCCGCGCTTCATGGACTTCGTCAATGAGTTCGACAGTCCCTGGTCCGTCACCATGACGACGATCTGGCCCAATCTCATCGTGCAACGGGAGATGAACACGCTGGGTGTCCGTCAGATCGTTCCGACCGGGCCGAACGAGTTCATCATGAAGTGGACCATGTTCGGCTTCGAGGGTGACGACGAGGAAATGACCCGCCATCGGTTGCGGCAGGGCAATCTGATGGGGCCGGCAGGCTTCCTTGGCCTCGAAGACAACGAAGCCATCAAGTTTGTGCAGGACGGTATGCTCGCGGTTCCCGACGGCCAACATGTGGTCGAACTGGATCCCGGGGTTATCGGCACCGCAGACACCTTGATTTCCGAGGCGTCGATACGCGCGATGTATCAGCATTGGCGCAGCGCGATGGACCTCTAACGAGAGATACGGGCATTCAGATGTTGGCCACCGATCCGACCTACACGGCGCAAATTCATCAATTGCTGCTTCGGAATGCAATCGAGCAGTTCAACTGCCAGTACGCGGCCGCCCTCGACGAGCAGCGGCTCTCGGACTGGAGCGAGATGTTCACGCCGGACGCCAGCTACGTCGTTTTGTCGCGCGAGAATGAAGATCGCGGCCACCCGGTCGGTCTGATCTATTGCGAGAATAGGGGCATGATTCGCGATCGGGCGTTCGCACTGGAAAAGACCGCCATGTTCGCGCCGCGGTACCTTCGTCATTTGATCAGCAATTTGCAGTTGCTCGGCGAAGATGAGCACGGAGACATCGAGGCCCGGGCGAACTATGTCGTCTTGCAGGTCTTGTTCGATCGTCCCGATGCGACCATTCATCAGGTCGGCACCTATCACGACGTGTTTCGGCATTCCGACGGCGGCCTCAAGCTCAAGCAGCGCCGCTGCGTTTACGATAACCTGCTCGTCCCCAACGCGCTTTGCATTCCGGTGTAGAGCCGCTTGCGATCAGGGGACAATCGCTGTGAGCTTCGTGACGTTAGGAACGTTTTGGCAGAGCGCATGAGAGGATCATCATGAGCAGCGGCGTGGCGGTCGGCGAAGGTATCGGGGCGCGAACGCGGCGCAAGGAGGACGCCCGGCACTTGCGCGGCCGCGGCCGGTTCGTCGGTGACATCCAGATGCCTGGGCTGCGGGAAGTGGCTTTCCTGCGCAGTCCAGTGGCGCATGCGAATATCCTGTCGAAGACAAAATCGCCCGATCACGCCGTCGATACCTTCTTCTCCGAAGATCTCGCCGGAGTCGCGCCGATCGTGACGCGATCCTCGATTCCCGGCTACAAGGTCTCGCAATATCCGATCCTGGCCACCGACAAGGTGCGCTTCGTCGGCGAACCCGTTGCCATGTGCGTGGCAAAAAATCGCGCGATCGCGGAAGATTTGATCGAGCAGGTCGAGATCGGCTACGACGAACTGCCGGCCATCGCCTCTTGCGCGGGCGGTCGCCGGGACAACGCCGAACTTCTGCACCCGGAGTGGGGCGACAACCTGTTCCTGGAGACTTTCTTCGACAGCGGCGTCGACGAGGTCATCGCCCGAGCGCCGATCTCGGTCGAGCTCGAGATGTCATGCGCGCGGCAGACGATGCATCCCATGGAAGGCAAGGGCGTGCTGGCCTGGTGGGATGATCGCGCCGATCAGCTCGTGGTGCACACCTCCACCCAGGTGCCGCATTTGATCCGCGCCGGGCTCGCCGAGTGTCTCGGGATCGCGCAGGCGCAAATCAGGGTCGCGCCGCCGGACGTCGGAGGCGGCTTCGGCTACAAGTGCCTGTTGCAGCCGGAGGAGGTTGCCGTCGCCTGGCTGGCTGCAACCTTCAGGAAGCCATTCCGCTGGACCGAGGATCGCAGGGAGCACCTCGTCGCCGGCGCAAACGCGCGGCAGCACGAATACCATGTCAAAGCCTATGCCGATGCGAAGGGGCGGCTTCTCGCGCTGGATGCGGAAGTGTCCGTCGACACCGGCGCGTACTCGGTATGGCCGTTCACGGCCTGCCTGGAAGCTGCGCAGGCCGGTGGAAACCTCCCCGGTCCATATCATCTGGCTGCCTATCGGTGCCGCACCTATTCGGTTGCGACCAACAAGCCGCCCTTCGCGCCCTATCGCGGTGTTGCGCGGCCGGGCGTCTGCTTCGCGATGGAGCAGGTCATTGACGCGATCGCGCAGAAGGTCGGCCGGGAAGCGTGGGAGGTCCGCCGGGACAATCTGGTGCCGGCTTCGGCGATGCCGTACACCAACATCACGAACAAGCATTACGACTCCGGTGACTACCCCGAGGCGCTCGTTGCCGCCAAGAACATGATCGGTCTCGAGGCATTCCGCGCAGGACCCAGGCGTGACGACAAGGGACGTTACCTCGGCATCGGGTTTGCCAGCTTCACCGAGCAGTCCGCGCACGGCACCAAGGTGTTTGCATCCTGGGGATTGCCGCTGGTGCCGGGGTTCGATCAGGCGCATGTGAAGCTGACGCCGGATGGCGCACTGGAGGTTGCCGCAGGCATCCATACGATTGGGCAGGGTTTGGAAACGACGCTGGCGCAGATTGCGCACGAGCAGACCGGCGTTCCGCTCAAGCATATCCGGGTCACGCTCGGCGACACGGCGATGACCCCGTTCTCAACCGGTGCCTACGCATCGCGCGGGATCGTGATGTCGGGCGGCGCGGTCTCGCGGGCCGCCGAGGTCGTTGCGGGCCGGATCAAGTCAATCGCTGCCCATCTGCTGCAAGTCGAGCCGGCCGCCGTCGGATTTGCCGAGGGACGGATCTTTGCGGCCAATGCCAGTGTCTCTTATGAAGATGTCGGACGCGCCTGGTATCTTCGGCCGGACCAGCTTCCCGAGACCGTGAACACGGCGGGCCTCGAGGCGACCGAAGGCTACAAGCCCGACGTCGATACGGGCGTGTTTTCCTACGCCACGCACGCCGTTCGGCTCGCGGTCGACGCCGAGACCGGTCTTGTCGAGATCCTCGACTATGCGATCGTCGAGGACTGTGGACGCATGGTCAATCCGATGATTGTCGAGGGGCAGACCTATGGAGGGGCCGCGCAGGGTATCGGCACCGCGCTGTTCGAAGAGAGCCCGTACGACGACAACGCTCAACCGCTCGCCTCGACGCTGCTCGATTATATCCTGCCTGGTCCGACCGAGCTGCCCAGCTTTCGCATCGATCATCGCGAGACGCTGTCGCCTTACTCGGCTCACGGGATCAAGGGCGTCGGCGAGGGCGGGGCGATCGCGCCGCCTGCTGCGGTCGTCAACGCGATCAACGATGCCTTGTCGCCTCTCGGCGCTGCGATACGGCAGGTACCTGCGAGCCCGCGGCGGATTCGCGAGGCGATTCGGCGCGCGCGTCCATCGCAGGCGACGGGTTCTGAAGCGGGCTTTGCGCGATGAAATCGTCGCCTTTCGAGCTTAAGCATGCACGGACCCTTCGTGAGGCAACCGAGCTCCTCGCCGCGGCCGATGGCAACGCCAAGGTGTTGGCTGGCGGCCAGTCGCTGGTACCGATGTTGAACCTGCGACTGGCCCGGCCCAAGCTGTTGGTCGACATCAAGCGCGCGTCCGGGTTTCGGGAGCTTGCGGCCGACGACAGGGTGTTCTCGATCGGCGCCGGATGGACCCACGCCGAGATCGAGGACGGGGTCCTGGAGGATCCGACGCGCGGGCTGCTGCGATCGGTCGCACATGGAATTGCCTACAGGGCGGTGCGCAATCGCGGCACCATGGGCGGAAGCCTGGCGCATGCCGATCCGGCCGCGGACTGGGTCTCGACGCTGGCGGCACTCGGTGCCACCATCGTCGTCCAGGGCGGCGGCGAACGGCCGAAGCGCCATGCCGCCGAGAGCTTCGTCGACGGAGCGTTTGCGACCAGGCTCGGCGAGAACGAAGTGATTTCCGCGATCGAGGTGCCGCGGCTGTCGGCGGATGCATCCTGGGCCTATCACAAGATCTGCCGCAAGACCGGTGAGTTCGCCAATGCGATCGGCGTTGTCGTGCTCGACCTGAAGGCTGGCCTGCAGCGGGTGCTTGCCGGTGCGACCAGCGGTTCACCGGTGCTGCTGCCGAATACCGCCGCACGTCTAGCCGAAGCGGGGCCGCGTGCGGCATGCGAGATCGTCGCAGCGGAAATCCGCGACCTTCTGCCGAATCTTGATCTCGACACGCAGGAATTGCACGCGGTCGCCGTTCGCCGGGCTCTGGCGACCTTGGGGGAGGGGCAGCGCCGATGACGCAGGTGTCGATGACGGTCAACGGAGATGCCGTCGTGGCGGATGTCGAGCCGCGCACGCTGTTGGCGGACTTCCTGCGCGGCGAGCTGCAACTCACCGGAACGCATCTCGGATGCGAGCAGGGTGTCTGCGGCGCCTGCACCGTTGTACTCGACGGCAAGATCCAGCGGGCGTGCATCACATTCGCTGCCGATTGCAATGGCGCCAACGTCACCACGATCGAAGGCTTTGACGATGATCCAACCATGCAGGAGCTGCGCGAGGCGTTCTCCGAACATCACGCCCTGCAATGCGGATTCTGCACACCGGGAATGCTGACGACGGCACGAGATATCGTGCTTCGGCTCGGCGAGATCGATGAGCGGGCTCTGCGCGAGGAGCTCTCCGGCAATCTCTGCCGATGCACCGGCTATGTCGGGATCGTTGCCGCGGTCAAGAAAGTTGCCACAGGAAAGAAGCCCGACGTCGCGGCAGCCGTGGCTCCGGTCGTCGGCATATTCGAGGGCTCAAGGACGCCGCCTGCGCCGTCTCCAGCGACAAGTGGGCCCGTGACACGTACGTCGGTTCCCGCCATGGCGCCTTCGGTTGGCGGATCCGCGGGCAGCACGTCGATTGAGGAACGGGTGCGCGTGGCCGCGCCGGCCGAGCAGGTCTGGAGCCTGTTGTCGGACCTTCGACGGGTGGTCCCATGCGTGCCCGGAGCGGAGATCACGTCACTCGACGGAGAGGATCTTGTCGGAAAGGTCAGGATCGCGCTGGGCCCGATCAAGGTCACGTTCAACGGCCAGGCGAAGGTGGGGATGGATCCGTCCAAGCGGGAAGGATGGCTGACCGGCCGCGGGCGTGATGCCGGGCAGGGCTCGTCCGCGGAGGGCAGCGCGCGCTGGACCGTCATCGCCGACGGGGCAAGCGTGTCCGTGATTGCGGTGGTCCTGACCTGGAAGCTGAGCGGACCTCTCGCTCAGTTCAACCGAGCCGGGCTGGTGCACGATGTTGTGCGCCGGTTGGCCGCGACATTCGCCGAGAATCTCGAAGCCGCCATTACCGGGGCGGCGCCGCCTCGCCGAAAGGCAACGCTCAGTGGCTTCGGATTGATCTGGTCCGTCATCAAGGCACGCTTGTTCTCACGGAAATAGGGTCGCCGAAGCGGCCCGATCTCCCGCGCAACCGCCAGGCTCATCCGTGTAATAACGATGTATACTGATTAAAATCAGATCGCTTCCGGCTATTCGTCCCGGCTGGCCGTCGACTTCCGCCGTCCGGATGCTGAGTTGCTGTCGGGCAGGCTGTATTTGCTGTTGCCTTCGATCAGTTCGGT
This Bradyrhizobium sp. CCBAU 53421 DNA region includes the following protein-coding sequences:
- a CDS encoding xanthine dehydrogenase family protein subunit M — its product is MKSSPFELKHARTLREATELLAAADGNAKVLAGGQSLVPMLNLRLARPKLLVDIKRASGFRELAADDRVFSIGAGWTHAEIEDGVLEDPTRGLLRSVAHGIAYRAVRNRGTMGGSLAHADPAADWVSTLAALGATIVVQGGGERPKRHAAESFVDGAFATRLGENEVISAIEVPRLSADASWAYHKICRKTGEFANAIGVVVLDLKAGLQRVLAGATSGSPVLLPNTAARLAEAGPRAACEIVAAEIRDLLPNLDLDTQELHAVAVRRALATLGEGQRR
- a CDS encoding 2Fe-2S iron-sulfur cluster-binding protein, whose product is MTQVSMTVNGDAVVADVEPRTLLADFLRGELQLTGTHLGCEQGVCGACTVVLDGKIQRACITFAADCNGANVTTIEGFDDDPTMQELREAFSEHHALQCGFCTPGMLTTARDIVLRLGEIDERALREELSGNLCRCTGYVGIVAAVKKVATGKKPDVAAAVAPVVGIFEGSRTPPAPSPATSGPVTRTSVPAMAPSVGGSAGSTSIEERVRVAAPAEQVWSLLSDLRRVVPCVPGAEITSLDGEDLVGKVRIALGPIKVTFNGQAKVGMDPSKREGWLTGRGRDAGQGSSAEGSARWTVIADGASVSVIAVVLTWKLSGPLAQFNRAGLVHDVVRRLAATFAENLEAAITGAAPPRRKATLSGFGLIWSVIKARLFSRK